The stretch of DNA ACAACCGATATCCAGGAACCTCCCTTTTGCATCTGCCAAATAGAGCGCGATAAATTCCTTTCGCAATCTGCCACGCAACCCTGCATAAACGACCTTCTCTTCCGGGTAATTGGCCCCGACTTCTTAATAAAAACGAATAAACCGTCACGCTTTTTAAGCTGTTGTTCCATGATCCTTTTTAAAAAATTTACGAATCCTGGTTTTCTCGGTTCGATCTAAAAATCCGGAAGCCAATAAGAATAAAAAGAATCCCAGGATTAAGCCAATTTTAAGAAAAATATTCTCCCATTGCAAGAAATAGATTTGGACAAGAAAAATACCCAAAGCAAGTACTGAAATTTTAGTGACCCGGCCCCATTCATAAGGAATAGGATAAAGTGGATTGGATTTTATGTAAAGGAGATAAGCAAGCACAATATAGGCTATCACTTTCGCCCATGCTGCTCCCAACATGCCGAAAAACGGAATCAACAAAAAATTTAACAGGATATTCACTCCGGCTGAGATGCCGGTAACCCATGCTATAATCAAGGTTTTCTTTTCCAAAAATACGCCGACATAAAAATTAACATACATTCCAAAAAAGATATTGCTGATCAGAATTAACGGAATAATACTGGTACTGGCCCAATATTTCTCTCCAAATAAACTGTAGCCAAATAAGTTAAAACGTACAATTTCGTCGACAAAAAGTGAGACTCCCAGGAAGACTATTGAGCAAGACAACATGAAATACGTCAAAACCCGCGCAAAAACAGCTTTGGCATTTGCCTGCTTGGAAGTGGAAAGAAAGAAAGGATGCCAGGCAAAACGGAAAGCAGCTATGAACAACGCCATAAAAGACCCCAATTTATAACCGGCGCTATAGATACCAGTGGTTTCCAGATCAGTTAAGCGCTCTATGATCGGGCGGTCAATAATATTCATCGCAACCACAGCCAACCCGGAAGATATATAGGGTAACCCAAAGCGGATGAGCTTACTGAAAATGGCAGTGTCAAATTTCAAAATAAAATACCGGAAAATGATTGGTAATAAGAAAAGGAAAGTTAAACCAGAAGACACCAGGTTGGCCCAAAAAATGCCTGCCACACCTTTCTTTAAAACCACAATAAACAAGATATTCGCTGCAATATTCAGCACAACATTAATGACTTTTAAAACTGCAAAAGGTATAGATTTTTCTTTAGCGCGCAGCGCCATAAATGGCATTAAAGTCAAGGAATCAAATAACAGTATGCCGGCACTTAATAAAATCAACATTGCTTCTGTTTCTGATCTGAAGATTATTATTGAGAACGTTTGATCGAAAACCACCAAAAGCCCTGTAAAAAGGACCGATGTGATTAATAAGGAAATCAAACCCGTACTAAATAAAACCTTTTGTTTTTTGAGGTCATTTTCCGGGGCAACAAAACGCAAGTAAGCGACATCCATTCCATAACCATAAATCACATTCATCAATGCCAGAAATGAAAATATCAATGCAGCTTTACCATATTCCCCGGTCGCAATTACATTAGTATGCAATGGCAATAATAAAAAACCCAGTCCCCGGCTGGCCATGTGGCCGATACCGTAAACTGCGGAATGGCGAAGCAATCGTTTAATGTGTGAAGTTACGGAAGCTTGTGGGATGGCTCAAACACTCCAATATTTAGGATATATCTCGATAACTGTCAACCAAAAAGGACATAAACAAAAACAATAATCAGGATTCTACAAGGTTGGTTATAACCTATTGAATTTATGGATATTATGATTTTCATAAAAGATTCTTTTAAAGAATACTCAAATTAGATAAATTTCAAATAAAAATAGCGTTAAGGCACTACTCCACCAGTTATAGCTTTGCTAAGCTGCTTAGAATTTTCCATTCTTCTTTGATTTTATCATTATTACTTTTCAACTTTTTTTGACAGGATAAACAGGATTATCAGGATAAAAATCCAGTATATCTTGTTAATCCTGTCAAAAAAGAAAAAACAGCTACACTATCAGGTGTAAAATTTGTGAATAATCCAGGTTCATTATTTATTAGGGAACTAAGTTTTGTAGATTTCTTATATATATGAACTGAACAAAATTAGCTTTCTATCAACTATTTATGAAAATCTCTAATCTCTTCATATTTCTAACTCTATTTACAGGCCAAGTTGCCATCGCCCAGGAATTCACGGTTAATGGCTATGTCCAGGACTCCCAATCCGGAGAAAGACTAATCGGGGCGAATCTTTTTGACCCGGATTTAAACGTCGGTACGACCACCAATGTTTACGGTTTCTTTAGTCTGACATTGAAAAATGCGGTAGCAGATTCCATCTTGCTGGTGGTATCCTATATCGGATATGAACGCTGGCAAAGAAGATTAGCAACCGGACAAGATTACCAATTGAATATTGAATTGAAACTTAGCCCGATAGCTATGGACAGTATTACTGTAATTGCCGACAACCTGGAATCCATCGAACAAAGGACAGCAATGAGCACCATTGAGATTCCGATCCGGCAACTTAAAACGGTACCGGCATTGCTCGGTGAGGTGGATGTGATCAAATCGATCCAGCTATTGCCAGGTGTGCAATCCGGGTCCGAAGGAAGCAGCGGACTTTATGTGCGGGGTGGATCACCTGATCAAAATCTTATCTTACTTGACGGCGCCCCGGTTTATAATGCATCCCATCTTTTTGGTTTCTTTTCTATTTTCAACTCTGATGCGGTAAAAAATATTAAGCTCATAAAAGGAGGCTTTCCAGCTCGATTTGGCGGCCGGTTATCATCCGTGCTTGAAATTAACATGAAGGAAGGCAACAACCAGGAATTTAATGGACAAGTGACGATAGGGATGATTGCTTCCCGGATTATGCTGGAAGGTCCGCTAAAAAAAGGCAATTCATCTTATATCATTTCAGCAAGGCGAACGTATGCAGACCTAATAGCAAAACCATTCCTCGATAAGGATGACAATGGTGGATACTACTTTACTGATTTGAATGCGAAGATGAATCATATGTTATCAAACAAAAATCGGCTTTATTTAAGTCTATATGCCGGTCTGGATAAATTTTACTTCCGAAGTAAAGAGACTTTAAATGGGGAGACATCCCAAGAAAACGGTAACCTAAGATGGGGCAATATAACTTCCACTCTTAGATGGAATAAACTCTTTAATAAAAAATTGTTTAGTAACACAACTGTGCTTTACAGTAAATATCGCTTTACGGTTGAGGTCGAGGAAGAATCTAAAAATCGCAGCATTTTATCGGAATCTTACCTTCTCAAGTATATCTCCGGCATCGAAGATTGGAGTGCCCGCATTGATTTTGACTTCCGGCCCAACCCAAGCCATTACATTAAGTTCGGTGGTGCCGCCACAAGCCATAAATTTAGTCCGGGTGCAGCACAATTTAAAGCAGCGGGTTTAAATATCACTGCATTGGATACTCTCATTGCACCCACCCAGGAACAAAATGCCATCGAAACAAATTTTTATGTTGAAGATGATCTTAGGTTTTCTGACAGATTAAAGGCCAACCTTGGGCTTCATTCTTCACTATTCTCAACCGAAGGCAAGCAGTATATTTCACTGCAACCTCGTTTATCCGCACGATTCATGGTAAGTAGTTGGGCACTCAAAGCTTCTTATGCCACCATGAGCCAGTACATCCATCTGCTCTCCAATGCCGGAATCGGGCTGCCAACAGACCTGTGGGTGCCGGCAACAAATAAAGTAAAACCACAAGGAAGCAAACAGATCGCTCTTGGCTTGGCTCGTTCGCTGAAGGACAAACAATATGAACTCAGCATCGAAACCTACTACAAAACCATGGACAATTTAATTGGATATAAAGATGGCGCAGAATTCCTTGGATTAGATACCGACTGGCAAAATAAGATCGAAGTCGGATCAGGCCGCTCCTATGGTCTGGAGATCTTCGTTCAAAAAAAACGAGGACGTACCACCGGTTGGCTCGGTTATACACTTTCCTGGACTGACAGGCTTTTTGAAAATTTGAATTTTGGCAAACGTTACCCATATCGCTACGACCGGCGTCATGATATTGCTATAGTCTTCAATCATCAACTATCCAGGGGTGTGGAATTGTCCGGAACCTGGATTTACGGCACAGGGAATGCGATATCAATACCGGAGGCAACCTATCCCACTGCAGTTTTACCGAACAGTTTCAGATTTTTTGATGGATTAATTGATTATTTACCTGATAGAAACGGAGTACGAATGCGATCTTATCATCGCCTGGATTTAGCGATTCGGTTTATTAAACGAAAAGATAGTAATGAGCGTCGAGTCTGGACAATTGGTATTTATAATGCTTACAGCCGCAAGAATCCTTTCTTTTACTTCTTCTCGACGGACCAGGTAGGTAACCCGGTTGTAAAACAGGCAAGCTTGTTTCCAATTATTCCTGCAATAAGTTATAGCCGAGGATTATAGGTTTACTCAAGAGAATGAATATGACAATTTATAAAAATAATTCAATTCAAACAGTACAGATAGCGTGGATTTTTCTAGCGCTGTTTACAATTATTGGATGTGAAACGATCGTAGAAGTCGACTTGCCGGAGCATGAACCGGTCCTGGTGGCTAATAGTCTTTTTAGCCCTGACCACCTTTGGGAAGTAAAGTTAAATAAAAGTAAAAGCAGCCTGGATAGAGAATCGAATAGAGCCATAACCAATGCTACCATTGAGATATTCGATGGGGAAAATCTAGTCGCTTCACTCACACATGGGCACGATGGCATTTATCGTTCACTGGCGAACGAGACACCTAATATTGGCAGTACATATACATTACAAGCTTCGGCACCCGGCTTCGATCCAATCGTCGCATCGGATTATGTTCCTGAACCCGTCCAAATCAGTTCGGTTCAAACCGACATCAATTCATATCCATTTAAGGTCACTGTCCGTTTTTCAGATCCACCAAATGAAAAAAATTATTACCAGGTTTTGGTTATTTCAGAAGATACAAATGGTAGCGGCGAATTACACCCTGTTTGGTTTGAATCAGATGATCTGCTTTTTCAGGACCTGGGTGGTGTCGATCCCGGTGACGCT from candidate division KSB1 bacterium encodes:
- a CDS encoding oligosaccharide flippase family protein, translating into MLRHSAVYGIGHMASRGLGFLLLPLHTNVIATGEYGKAALIFSFLALMNVIYGYGMDVAYLRFVAPENDLKKQKVLFSTGLISLLITSVLFTGLLVVFDQTFSIIIFRSETEAMLILLSAGILLFDSLTLMPFMALRAKEKSIPFAVLKVINVVLNIAANILFIVVLKKGVAGIFWANLVSSGLTFLFLLPIIFRYFILKFDTAIFSKLIRFGLPYISSGLAVVAMNIIDRPIIERLTDLETTGIYSAGYKLGSFMALFIAAFRFAWHPFFLSTSKQANAKAVFARVLTYFMLSCSIVFLGVSLFVDEIVRFNLFGYSLFGEKYWASTSIIPLILISNIFFGMYVNFYVGVFLEKKTLIIAWVTGISAGVNILLNFLLIPFFGMLGAAWAKVIAYIVLAYLLYIKSNPLYPIPYEWGRVTKISVLALGIFLVQIYFLQWENIFLKIGLILGFFLFLLASGFLDRTEKTRIRKFFKKDHGTTA
- a CDS encoding TonB-dependent receptor, whose amino-acid sequence is MKISNLFIFLTLFTGQVAIAQEFTVNGYVQDSQSGERLIGANLFDPDLNVGTTTNVYGFFSLTLKNAVADSILLVVSYIGYERWQRRLATGQDYQLNIELKLSPIAMDSITVIADNLESIEQRTAMSTIEIPIRQLKTVPALLGEVDVIKSIQLLPGVQSGSEGSSGLYVRGGSPDQNLILLDGAPVYNASHLFGFFSIFNSDAVKNIKLIKGGFPARFGGRLSSVLEINMKEGNNQEFNGQVTIGMIASRIMLEGPLKKGNSSYIISARRTYADLIAKPFLDKDDNGGYYFTDLNAKMNHMLSNKNRLYLSLYAGLDKFYFRSKETLNGETSQENGNLRWGNITSTLRWNKLFNKKLFSNTTVLYSKYRFTVEVEEESKNRSILSESYLLKYISGIEDWSARIDFDFRPNPSHYIKFGGAATSHKFSPGAAQFKAAGLNITALDTLIAPTQEQNAIETNFYVEDDLRFSDRLKANLGLHSSLFSTEGKQYISLQPRLSARFMVSSWALKASYATMSQYIHLLSNAGIGLPTDLWVPATNKVKPQGSKQIALGLARSLKDKQYELSIETYYKTMDNLIGYKDGAEFLGLDTDWQNKIEVGSGRSYGLEIFVQKKRGRTTGWLGYTLSWTDRLFENLNFGKRYPYRYDRRHDIAIVFNHQLSRGVELSGTWIYGTGNAISIPEATYPTAVLPNSFRFFDGLIDYLPDRNGVRMRSYHRLDLAIRFIKRKDSNERRVWTIGIYNAYSRKNPFFYFFSTDQVGNPVVKQASLFPIIPAISYSRGL
- a CDS encoding DUF4249 domain-containing protein, which gives rise to MTIYKNNSIQTVQIAWIFLALFTIIGCETIVEVDLPEHEPVLVANSLFSPDHLWEVKLNKSKSSLDRESNRAITNATIEIFDGENLVASLTHGHDGIYRSLANETPNIGSTYTLQASAPGFDPIVASDYVPEPVQISSVQTDINSYPFKVTVRFSDPPNEKNYYQVLVISEDTNGSGELHPVWFESDDLLFQDLGGVDPGDALFDDSLISGKNYSLILKTYPHQVEPLAKMHIMLLSVSESYYNYMKSTKFQEDHGENPFSTPIQVYNNIENGLGVFAGYAVSMFPAFGQ